Proteins co-encoded in one Miscanthus floridulus cultivar M001 unplaced genomic scaffold, ASM1932011v1 os_1814, whole genome shotgun sequence genomic window:
- the LOC136534331 gene encoding vegetative cell wall protein gp1-like, translating to MRALSLPPLPLTASRPRPAPAPPLPSSPPTGDRPLPPLLSSCRRPALAPPPFPAPPLIRRATPDPPPTSSCQRRPRSDASLLSRSGRPLPPLLPSCWRPASASPRLASRRPGSAAYLLSPAPHQICRLPPLQVRPAPPSPSLLLPTADPGPSPPCPVPPRIHRLPPVAGAAPDPPPPSSLGVAPLPSS from the coding sequence ATGCGTGCCCTCTCCCTGCCCCCGCTCCCTCTCACTGCCTCCCGCCCGCGGCCggccccggcccctcccctcccctcctctcctcccacCGGCGACcggcccctccctcccctcctctcgtCCTGCCGGCGGCCGGCCCTGGCCCCTCCCCCTTTCCCCGCGCCGCCCCTGATCCGCCGCGCCACCCCGGATCCGCCGCCTACCTCCTCTTGCCAACGCCGCCCCAGATCCGATGCCTCCCTCCTTTCCAGGAGCGGTcggcccctccctcccctcctcccgtcCTGCTGGCGGCCGGCCTCGGCCTCTCCCCGCCTTGCCTCGCGCCGCCCTGGATCCGCCGCCTACCTCCTCTCACCCGCACCGCACCAGATCTGCCGCCTCCCTCCTCTCCAGGTGCGGCcggcccctccctccccttctctccTCCTGCCGACGGCCGACCCCGGCCCCTCCCCACCTTGCCCTGTGCCGCCCCGGATCCACCGCCTCCCGCCTGTCGCCGGCGCCGCCCCTGATCCGCCACCTCCCTCGTCTCTAGGggtggcgcccctcccctcctcatGA